In Oryzihumus leptocrescens, the following are encoded in one genomic region:
- a CDS encoding helix-turn-helix domain-containing protein encodes MADDPDVLALFARRALGHRLRDARIEADLLLPEAAARAGISWQYLSDCERGNKLPSLVTLLAICSTYNLLLTELLDDVYPFGRRRRPKELPPPPPDARRRS; translated from the coding sequence GTGGCAGATGACCCCGACGTGCTGGCCCTCTTCGCCCGCCGAGCCCTCGGACACCGGCTGCGCGACGCGCGGATCGAGGCCGACCTGCTGCTGCCCGAGGCGGCTGCTCGCGCCGGGATCTCCTGGCAGTACCTGTCCGACTGCGAGCGCGGAAACAAGCTGCCGTCACTGGTGACCCTGTTGGCGATCTGCTCCACGTACAACTTGCTGTTGACTGAGCTGCTTGACGACGTCTACCCCTTTGGCCGTCGCCGGCGCCCGAAGGAACTCCCTCCTCCCCCGCCGGATGCCCGTCGCCGCTCCTGA
- a CDS encoding helix-turn-helix transcriptional regulator, with protein MVSTPAPRPVDLSDPIYTIETVAALLHVSIDTARQYSYRADFPAARELGARLLWDREELLAWFRALPRRTAADRRRAAAPEAPAPAVADGTLARPYRRRGSATRAA; from the coding sequence ATGGTTTCCACCCCCGCCCCCCGGCCGGTCGACCTGAGCGACCCGATCTACACCATCGAGACGGTCGCGGCGCTGCTGCACGTCAGTATCGACACCGCGCGGCAGTACTCCTACCGGGCCGACTTCCCCGCCGCCCGTGAGCTGGGGGCCCGGCTGCTGTGGGACCGCGAGGAGCTGCTGGCCTGGTTCCGGGCACTGCCGCGGCGCACCGCCGCGGACCGCCGCCGGGCCGCCGCGCCGGAGGCACCCGCCCCCGCGGTCGCGGACGGCACCCTCGCCCGCCCCTACCGCCGGCGCGGCAGCGCCACCCGCGCGGCATGA
- the glnA gene encoding type I glutamate--ammonia ligase, producing MFSNADEVLKFIKDEDVKFVDVRFCDLPGVMQHFNVPAQTFDADAFSNGQMFDGSSIRGFQAIHESDMKLIPDPTTAYVDPFRKEKTLILNFSIVDPFTDEPYSRDPRNIAAKAEAYLKSTGIADTAYFGAEAEFYVFDDVRFETKQNAGYYFIDSVEAAWNSGREEEGGNQGYKTRYKGGYFPVPPVDHFADIRDEMTLTLHDVGLAVERAHHEVGTAGQQEINYRFNTLLNAADDVLKFKYVIKNVAWAHGKTATFMPKPLFGDNGSGMHSHQSLWKDGEPLFYDERGYGGLSDIARWYIGGLLKHAPSLLAFTNPTVNSYHRLVPGYEAPVNLVYSARNRSACVRIPITGTSPKAKRIEFRVPDPSANPYLAFSAQLMAGIDGIKNRIEPPEPVDKDLYELPPEEHKAISQVPGSLPEVLNALEADHEYLLEGDVFTKDLIETWIDWKRVNEVDPIRFRPHPHEFEMYFDI from the coding sequence ATGTTCAGCAACGCTGACGAGGTCCTCAAGTTCATCAAGGACGAGGACGTCAAGTTCGTCGATGTGCGCTTCTGCGACCTGCCGGGCGTGATGCAGCACTTCAACGTGCCTGCTCAGACGTTCGACGCGGACGCGTTCTCGAACGGCCAGATGTTCGACGGCTCCTCGATCCGTGGTTTCCAGGCGATCCACGAGTCCGACATGAAGCTCATCCCGGACCCGACGACCGCCTACGTCGACCCGTTCCGCAAAGAGAAGACGCTGATCCTCAACTTCTCCATCGTGGACCCGTTCACGGACGAGCCGTACAGCCGCGACCCGCGCAACATCGCCGCCAAGGCCGAGGCCTACCTGAAGTCGACCGGCATCGCCGACACCGCCTACTTCGGCGCCGAGGCCGAGTTCTACGTCTTCGACGACGTGCGCTTCGAGACGAAGCAGAACGCCGGCTACTACTTCATCGACTCCGTCGAGGCTGCCTGGAACTCCGGCCGCGAGGAGGAGGGTGGCAACCAGGGCTACAAGACCCGCTACAAGGGTGGCTACTTCCCCGTCCCGCCGGTGGACCACTTCGCCGACATCCGCGACGAGATGACGCTGACCCTGCACGACGTGGGCCTGGCCGTCGAGCGCGCCCACCACGAGGTCGGCACCGCCGGGCAGCAGGAGATCAACTACCGGTTCAACACGCTGCTCAACGCGGCCGACGACGTGCTGAAGTTCAAGTACGTCATCAAGAACGTCGCGTGGGCGCACGGCAAGACCGCCACGTTCATGCCCAAGCCGCTCTTCGGTGACAACGGCTCCGGCATGCACAGCCACCAGTCGCTGTGGAAGGACGGCGAGCCGCTGTTCTACGACGAGCGCGGCTACGGCGGCCTGTCCGACATCGCCCGCTGGTACATCGGTGGCCTGCTCAAGCACGCCCCGTCGCTGCTGGCCTTCACCAACCCGACGGTGAACTCCTACCACCGCCTGGTCCCCGGCTACGAGGCCCCGGTCAACCTGGTCTACTCGGCCCGCAACCGCTCCGCCTGCGTGCGCATCCCGATCACGGGCACCTCGCCGAAGGCCAAGCGCATCGAGTTCCGCGTGCCGGACCCGTCGGCGAACCCGTACCTGGCGTTCTCCGCCCAGCTCATGGCCGGCATCGACGGCATCAAGAACCGCATCGAGCCCCCGGAGCCGGTGGACAAGGACCTCTACGAGCTGCCGCCGGAGGAGCACAAGGCCATCTCGCAGGTGCCCGGCTCGCTGCCCGAGGTGCTCAACGCGCTCGAGGCCGACCACGAGTACCTCCTCGAGGGCGACGTGTTCACCAAGGACCTCATCGAGACGTGGATCGACTGGAAGCGCGTCAACGAGGTCGACCCGATCCGCTTCCGCCCGCACCCGCACGAGTTCGAGATGTACTTCGACATCTGA
- a CDS encoding RDD family protein encodes MVDRKDVGSWIEGPRAARAGEGTYPGQRLGLPEHGPGSVARFGRRLVAILIDWTLCQLVAVAFLGGQLGRGGAGGLLPLAVFFAENVLLVGTVGFTVGHRVMGLRVVRLGGAPAGPVPGLVRSLLLAVAVPALIWDKDERGLHDKAAGTVILRTR; translated from the coding sequence GTGGTGGACCGCAAGGACGTCGGCTCGTGGATCGAGGGCCCGCGCGCAGCACGCGCCGGCGAAGGCACCTACCCCGGGCAGCGCCTCGGCCTGCCCGAGCACGGGCCCGGCTCCGTCGCCCGCTTCGGCCGGCGGCTGGTGGCGATCCTCATCGACTGGACGCTGTGCCAGCTCGTGGCCGTCGCCTTCCTGGGCGGTCAGCTCGGCCGCGGCGGCGCCGGGGGGCTGCTGCCCCTGGCCGTCTTCTTCGCCGAGAACGTCCTGCTCGTGGGCACGGTCGGGTTCACCGTGGGCCACCGTGTCATGGGCCTGCGCGTCGTCCGCCTCGGCGGGGCGCCGGCCGGCCCGGTCCCGGGCCTGGTCCGCAGCCTGCTGCTGGCGGTCGCCGTCCCCGCCCTGATCTGGGACAAGGACGAGCGCGGCCTGCACGACAAGGCCGCCGGCACGGTCATCCTCCGCACCCGCTGA
- a CDS encoding DUF4191 domain-containing protein: MARQDSPQSAVPEKAGRIAQMRQIFTTARAVDPAIGWWMLLALLGVTLVGVVVGLVVGHPVYAGFLGLMFGVLAAMVVMSRRAERAAYRSIEGQPGAAGAALSALRRGWYFDQQPVAAEAVRPGDLASAAMVFRATGRPGVVLVGEGPSSRASRLLESERKKVARILPGVPVTVLRIGDDEAAVPVRKLANQIRRLKPTLTKEEAAQVNKRLKALGGARPPIPAGVDPNRVRMDRKAMRGR, from the coding sequence ATGGCCCGCCAGGATTCACCCCAGTCAGCCGTGCCCGAGAAGGCCGGCCGCATCGCCCAGATGCGCCAGATCTTCACGACCGCCCGCGCGGTCGACCCCGCCATCGGCTGGTGGATGCTGCTCGCGCTGCTCGGCGTGACGCTGGTCGGCGTCGTCGTCGGCCTCGTCGTCGGGCACCCGGTCTACGCCGGCTTCCTCGGCCTGATGTTCGGTGTCCTCGCGGCCATGGTGGTCATGAGCCGCCGCGCCGAGCGGGCCGCCTACCGCTCGATCGAGGGCCAGCCCGGCGCCGCCGGCGCCGCCCTGTCGGCCCTGCGCCGCGGGTGGTACTTCGACCAGCAGCCGGTCGCCGCCGAGGCCGTGCGCCCCGGCGACCTGGCCTCGGCTGCGATGGTGTTCCGCGCCACCGGGCGTCCCGGCGTCGTGCTCGTGGGTGAGGGCCCGTCCTCCCGCGCCTCCCGCCTGCTGGAGTCCGAGCGCAAGAAGGTCGCCCGCATCCTGCCGGGCGTGCCGGTGACGGTGCTGCGCATCGGCGACGACGAGGCAGCGGTCCCGGTGCGCAAGCTCGCCAACCAGATCCGCCGGCTCAAGCCCACCCTCACCAAGGAGGAGGCGGCGCAGGTCAACAAGCGGCTCAAGGCCCTCGGCGGCGCGCGTCCGCCGATCCCCGCCGGCGTCGACCCCAACCGGGTGCGCATGGACCGCAAGGCGATGCGCGGCCGCTGA
- the lipA gene encoding lipoyl synthase, with translation MTVAPEGRRMLRVEARNAETPIERKPEWIRTTAKMGPEYTALHSMVKSEGLHTVCQEAGCPNIFECWEDKEATFLIGGDVCTRRCDFCDIATGRPTALDLDEPRRVAESVRQMGLRYSTVTGVARDDQPDGAAGLYAETIRQVHALNPNTGVEILPPDFGARPELVGQVFDARPEVFAHNLETVPRIFRKIRPAFTYEKSLKVLSMAREAELVTKSNLILGMGEEDHEIEQAIRDLHDAGCDILTITQYLRPSKLHHPIDRWVKPEEFVHWSEVAEEMGFKGVMAGPLVRSSYRAGRLWAQAMKKWGREVPAHLSHLAEAASSPARQEAASLVQRALGSAS, from the coding sequence GTGACCGTCGCACCTGAGGGTCGCCGCATGCTGCGCGTCGAGGCGCGCAACGCCGAGACGCCGATCGAGCGCAAGCCGGAGTGGATCCGCACCACCGCCAAGATGGGGCCGGAGTACACCGCGCTGCACTCGATGGTGAAGAGCGAGGGGCTGCACACCGTCTGCCAGGAGGCCGGCTGCCCCAACATCTTCGAGTGCTGGGAGGACAAGGAGGCCACCTTCCTCATCGGTGGTGACGTCTGCACCCGGCGCTGCGACTTCTGCGACATCGCCACCGGGCGCCCGACCGCCCTCGACCTCGACGAGCCGCGCCGCGTCGCCGAGTCGGTGCGCCAGATGGGCCTGCGCTACTCCACCGTCACCGGCGTCGCCCGCGACGACCAGCCCGACGGCGCCGCCGGGCTCTACGCCGAGACGATCCGCCAGGTCCACGCGCTCAACCCCAACACCGGCGTCGAGATCCTCCCGCCCGACTTCGGCGCCCGCCCCGAGCTGGTCGGCCAGGTCTTCGACGCCCGCCCCGAGGTGTTCGCGCACAACCTCGAGACGGTGCCCCGCATCTTCCGCAAGATCCGCCCGGCGTTCACCTACGAGAAGTCGCTCAAGGTGCTCTCCATGGCCCGCGAGGCCGAGCTGGTGACCAAGTCCAACCTCATCCTGGGCATGGGCGAGGAGGACCACGAGATCGAGCAGGCGATCCGCGACCTGCACGACGCCGGCTGCGACATCCTCACGATCACGCAGTACCTGCGCCCCTCCAAGCTGCACCACCCGATCGACCGGTGGGTCAAGCCCGAGGAGTTCGTGCACTGGAGCGAGGTCGCCGAGGAGATGGGGTTCAAGGGCGTCATGGCCGGGCCGCTGGTGCGCAGCTCCTACCGTGCCGGCCGCCTCTGGGCGCAGGCCATGAAGAAGTGGGGCCGCGAGGTCCCGGCGCACTTGTCGCACCTGGCCGAGGCCGCCTCCTCCCCCGCCCGCCAGGAGGCCGCGTCGCTGGTCCAGCGTGCTCTCGGCAGCGCCTCCTGA
- a CDS encoding SDR family NAD(P)-dependent oxidoreductase, which yields MERLEDRVALVTGGASGIGAAIAHRLAAEGATVMVTDVQDDLGEKVVAAIRDEGGTAEYAHLDVSSEAGWQEVMDRVRTEQGRLDVLVNNAGMGDLASIEDTSLADWERTISIDQTGVFLGMKTAAALLKASGHGSVINISSIFGAIGGFGTSPAYHAAKGAVRLMTKNTALHWAPDGVRVNSIHPGFIDTPILAPVKGTEFESVMTSATPLGRLGRPEEIAAGVAYLASDDASYVTGSELYIDGGYTAR from the coding sequence ATGGAGCGACTCGAGGACCGGGTGGCCCTGGTGACCGGGGGTGCCAGCGGCATCGGTGCCGCCATCGCGCACCGCCTCGCGGCCGAGGGCGCCACGGTGATGGTCACCGACGTGCAGGACGACCTCGGCGAGAAGGTCGTGGCCGCGATCCGCGACGAGGGCGGCACCGCCGAGTACGCCCACCTCGACGTCTCCTCCGAGGCCGGCTGGCAGGAGGTCATGGACCGGGTGCGCACCGAGCAGGGCCGCCTCGACGTCCTCGTCAACAACGCCGGGATGGGCGACCTGGCCTCGATCGAGGACACCTCCCTGGCCGACTGGGAGCGGACCATCTCCATCGACCAGACCGGCGTGTTCCTCGGCATGAAGACCGCCGCCGCCCTGCTCAAGGCCTCCGGCCACGGCTCGGTCATCAACATCAGCTCGATCTTCGGCGCGATCGGCGGCTTCGGGACCTCCCCGGCCTACCACGCCGCCAAGGGCGCGGTGCGGCTCATGACCAAGAACACCGCCCTGCACTGGGCCCCCGACGGCGTGCGCGTGAACTCGATCCACCCCGGCTTCATCGACACCCCGATCCTGGCGCCGGTCAAGGGCACCGAGTTCGAGTCGGTGATGACCAGCGCCACCCCGCTCGGCCGCCTCGGCCGCCCGGAGGAGATCGCCGCCGGGGTCGCCTACCTCGCCAGCGACGACGCCAGCTACGTCACCGGCTCCGAGCTCTACATCGACGGCGGCTACACGGCCCGGTGA
- a CDS encoding LLM class F420-dependent oxidoreductase codes for MDLRIFTEPQQGATYGQQLAMARRAEECGYSAFFRSDHLLAMGDGDGLPGPTDTWTTLAGLARETLTIRLGTLVTSATFRHPGMLAVQVAQVDEMSGGRVELGLGAGWFEAEHAAYGIPFPEPVGERFDRLEEQLAVITGLWETPVGERFSFDGKHYQLTDSPALPKPEQDAVPIVIGGKGRKRTPELVARYASEFNLPFVSVEESAEKFENVRAVAREHDRDPATITMSNALVLCAGATWDELTRRSEAIGRDLAELRENGLAGSPAEIVDTIGRYVEAGSQRIYLQVLDLTDLDHLDLVASEVIPQLG; via the coding sequence ATGGACCTGCGCATCTTCACCGAGCCCCAGCAGGGGGCCACCTACGGCCAGCAGCTCGCGATGGCCCGCCGCGCCGAGGAGTGCGGCTACTCGGCGTTCTTCCGCTCCGACCACCTGCTCGCGATGGGCGACGGCGACGGGCTGCCGGGTCCGACCGACACCTGGACCACGCTGGCCGGCCTGGCCCGCGAGACCCTGACGATCCGGCTGGGCACGCTGGTGACCTCGGCGACGTTCCGCCACCCCGGCATGCTCGCGGTGCAGGTCGCCCAGGTCGACGAGATGTCCGGCGGCCGGGTGGAGCTCGGCCTGGGCGCCGGGTGGTTCGAGGCCGAGCACGCGGCCTACGGCATCCCGTTCCCGGAGCCGGTGGGTGAGCGCTTCGACCGGCTCGAGGAGCAGCTCGCGGTCATCACCGGCCTGTGGGAGACCCCGGTGGGGGAGCGCTTCTCCTTCGACGGCAAGCACTACCAGCTCACCGACAGCCCCGCCCTGCCCAAGCCCGAGCAGGACGCCGTGCCGATCGTCATCGGCGGCAAGGGCCGGAAGCGCACGCCCGAGCTGGTCGCCCGCTACGCCAGCGAGTTCAACCTGCCGTTCGTGTCGGTGGAGGAGTCGGCCGAGAAGTTCGAGAACGTGCGCGCGGTCGCCCGGGAGCACGACCGAGACCCGGCCACGATCACGATGTCCAACGCGCTGGTGCTGTGCGCCGGCGCCACCTGGGACGAGCTGACCCGCCGGTCCGAGGCGATCGGGCGCGACCTGGCCGAGCTGCGCGAGAACGGCCTGGCCGGCTCCCCGGCCGAGATCGTCGACACGATCGGCCGCTACGTCGAGGCCGGCTCGCAGCGGATCTACCTGCAGGTGCTCGACCTGACCGACCTGGACCACCTCGACCTGGTGGCCAGCGAGGTCATCCCCCAGCTCGGCTGA
- the lipB gene encoding lipoyl(octanoyl) transferase LipB, which yields MRFEHLGFAPDYVDYRAAWDTQREVHAGVVAGGEDTVLLLEHERVYTAGKRTEPHERPFDGTPVVDVDRGGKITWHGPGQLVGYPIVRLPSPVDVVAHVRRLEEMMIRVCADLGLDAGRVEGRSGVWVAADERGPDRKIGAIGIRVSQEVTMHGFSLNCDCDLSWAQVIIPCGIADAGVTSLSQELGRDVSVAEVLPYAEKHLADVLTLG from the coding sequence ATGCGTTTCGAGCACCTGGGGTTTGCACCGGACTACGTCGACTACCGCGCGGCGTGGGACACGCAGCGTGAGGTCCACGCGGGCGTGGTGGCCGGCGGTGAGGACACCGTCCTGCTGCTGGAGCACGAGCGGGTCTACACCGCGGGCAAGCGCACCGAGCCGCACGAGCGGCCCTTCGACGGCACCCCGGTGGTCGACGTGGACCGCGGCGGCAAGATCACCTGGCACGGGCCGGGCCAGCTCGTGGGCTACCCGATCGTGCGCCTGCCCTCCCCTGTCGACGTCGTCGCCCACGTGCGCCGGCTCGAGGAGATGATGATCCGGGTCTGCGCCGACCTCGGCCTCGATGCCGGTCGCGTCGAGGGCCGCAGCGGGGTGTGGGTCGCCGCCGACGAGCGCGGCCCCGACCGCAAGATCGGCGCCATCGGCATCCGGGTCAGCCAGGAGGTGACGATGCACGGCTTCTCGCTGAACTGCGACTGCGACCTGTCCTGGGCGCAGGTGATCATCCCGTGCGGCATCGCCGACGCTGGTGTGACGTCGCTGAGCCAGGAGCTCGGCCGGGACGTGTCGGTGGCCGAGGTGCTCCCCTACGCCGAGAAGCACCTGGCCGACGTCCTCACCCTGGGCTGA
- a CDS encoding MMPL family transporter has protein sequence MTRHDITPEQENAERAKAPGRTRVVRLVAVLLVVLAWFAIGSVGGPLVGKLSEVQKNDNASFLPKSAESTEVQKLAGKFTDTSTLPYFVVVERPGGLKPTDQAAVQQFIAGIPDLTFAGKGRTLGEYLKETPKFAVPSQDKQALLVPVPLDSKKAAEPLQGSSALYEGAKAMRESAAKTLAPQGLKVYVTGPGGVLADFVTAFSGIDGILLVVALGVVFVILLVVYRSPILPFAVLITSMFGLAAAALVIYPLAKNGTIDLNGQSQGILSILVVGASTDYALLLVSRYREELHDHPSKWAAMRASWRAAAEPIIASGATVILGLLCLMLSQLGNTRGLGPVGALGIAGALLSALTFLPAVLLLFGRKIFWPLVPRVDHVHAEDSVGRSGIWGRVAGLVGRHPRRVWVTTLVLLLACVAFVPTLKASGISQSQIFLNKVESVTGQEVLARHFPAGSGTPVQIVAPEDKAQAVATRAKAESGVASVTVGDNPAAPPKVVDGQVLVQATLTPAADSPAAETVVENLRRDLHQVSPAVRVGGSTAINLDVRHASERDLRVIIPTILAVIFVVLMLLLRSFVAPVVLVVANVISFAATLGVAALVFNHVFDFPGSDPSTPLYAFVFLVALGIDYSIFLMTRVREESQERGTRPGILVGLAVTGGVITSAGVVLAATFSALAVLPILFLVQIAFIVAFGVLLDTLVVRSLLVPAFAYDIDSRIWWPGRLSR, from the coding sequence ATGACACGGCACGACATCACGCCGGAGCAGGAGAACGCGGAGCGGGCCAAGGCCCCCGGGCGGACGCGCGTGGTCCGCCTGGTGGCGGTGCTCCTGGTGGTCCTGGCCTGGTTCGCCATCGGCAGTGTCGGCGGCCCGCTGGTCGGGAAGCTCAGCGAGGTGCAGAAGAACGACAACGCCTCGTTCCTGCCGAAGTCGGCCGAGTCGACCGAGGTGCAGAAGCTCGCGGGCAAGTTCACCGACACGAGCACGCTGCCCTACTTCGTCGTGGTCGAGCGCCCCGGCGGGCTCAAGCCCACCGACCAGGCCGCGGTGCAGCAGTTCATCGCCGGTATCCCGGACCTCACCTTCGCGGGCAAGGGCCGGACCCTGGGGGAGTACCTCAAGGAGACGCCGAAGTTCGCGGTGCCGAGCCAGGACAAGCAGGCACTCCTCGTGCCGGTGCCGCTGGACAGCAAGAAGGCTGCCGAGCCGTTGCAGGGCTCCTCGGCGCTCTACGAGGGCGCCAAGGCGATGCGTGAGTCAGCGGCGAAGACCCTCGCTCCGCAAGGCCTGAAGGTCTACGTCACCGGTCCCGGCGGCGTCCTCGCCGACTTCGTCACCGCGTTCAGCGGCATCGACGGCATCCTGCTCGTCGTCGCCCTCGGCGTCGTCTTCGTGATCCTGCTCGTGGTCTACCGCAGCCCGATCCTGCCGTTCGCGGTGCTCATCACCTCGATGTTCGGTCTCGCCGCCGCGGCGCTCGTGATCTACCCGCTGGCCAAGAACGGCACGATCGACCTCAACGGCCAGAGCCAGGGCATCCTGTCGATCCTCGTCGTCGGCGCCTCCACCGACTACGCCCTGTTGCTCGTCTCCCGCTACCGAGAGGAGCTGCACGACCACCCGAGCAAGTGGGCGGCGATGCGCGCGTCCTGGCGTGCCGCCGCCGAGCCGATCATCGCCAGTGGCGCGACCGTCATCCTCGGCCTGCTCTGCCTGATGCTGTCCCAGCTCGGCAACACCCGCGGGCTCGGCCCGGTGGGTGCGCTCGGCATCGCCGGGGCGCTGCTGTCGGCCCTGACCTTCCTGCCGGCGGTGCTGCTGCTGTTCGGCCGCAAGATCTTCTGGCCGCTCGTCCCGCGCGTGGACCACGTGCACGCCGAGGACTCCGTGGGCCGGAGTGGCATCTGGGGCCGCGTCGCCGGGCTGGTCGGTCGCCACCCGCGCCGGGTGTGGGTGACCACCCTCGTCCTCCTGCTGGCGTGCGTCGCGTTCGTGCCGACGCTGAAGGCCTCGGGCATCTCCCAGTCGCAGATCTTCCTCAACAAGGTCGAGTCCGTGACCGGCCAGGAGGTCCTCGCCCGTCACTTCCCGGCCGGCTCGGGCACCCCCGTCCAGATCGTCGCGCCGGAGGACAAGGCCCAGGCGGTGGCCACCCGCGCCAAGGCCGAGAGCGGGGTCGCATCGGTGACCGTCGGGGACAACCCGGCCGCGCCCCCCAAGGTCGTCGACGGCCAGGTGCTGGTGCAGGCCACCCTCACGCCGGCCGCCGACAGCCCCGCGGCCGAGACCGTGGTGGAGAACCTGCGCCGCGACCTGCACCAGGTCAGCCCCGCCGTGCGGGTCGGCGGCAGCACCGCCATCAACCTCGACGTCCGGCACGCCAGCGAGCGCGACCTGCGGGTCATCATCCCGACGATCCTGGCGGTCATCTTCGTCGTGCTCATGCTGCTGCTGCGCTCGTTCGTGGCGCCGGTGGTGCTCGTCGTCGCCAACGTCATCTCCTTCGCCGCCACCCTGGGCGTCGCCGCGCTGGTGTTCAACCACGTCTTCGACTTCCCGGGCAGCGACCCGTCCACGCCGCTCTACGCGTTCGTGTTCCTCGTGGCGCTGGGCATCGACTACTCGATCTTCCTCATGACGCGCGTGCGTGAGGAGTCCCAGGAGCGCGGCACCCGACCGGGCATCCTCGTCGGGCTCGCCGTCACCGGCGGTGTCATCACCAGCGCCGGCGTCGTGCTCGCCGCGACGTTCTCCGCGCTGGCGGTGCTGCCGATCCTGTTCCTGGTGCAGATCGCGTTCATCGTGGCCTTCGGCGTCCTGCTCGACACCCTGGTCGTGCGCTCGCTGCTCGTGCCCGCGTTCGCCTACGACATCGACTCCCGGATCTGGTGGCCGGGCCGGCTCTCCCGGTAG
- a CDS encoding Gfo/Idh/MocA family protein has protein sequence MTNVGLAGFGSAGQGIHAPLMRTAGLRVAAVSTSNAERAAQAREENPGVQVVPDLAALLATPGLDLVVLATPSGAHAAQARQVIDAGLPVVVDKPLATSAPDAHAVVEAAAAAGVPLTVFQNRRFDAEHVTARELVRDGELGDVFRAEIRWERWRPEPKDRWRENAAWQDGGGIMLDLQTHLLDQAVDLFGPVEAVYAEVAAHTTAAEDEAFLACRHVSGVRSHLGTTSVAAAPGPRLRLLGRRAAYVLNEFESDLDIYADLRNQDADHCGWVYAGESRRPVRRRDSSQVDFYRAVAQALTAADPQAAMPVDPRDAVHTLAVIDAARVSAGTGTVARVQTPGA, from the coding sequence GTGACGAACGTCGGTCTTGCAGGGTTCGGCTCCGCCGGACAGGGAATCCACGCTCCGCTGATGCGCACCGCCGGCCTGAGGGTCGCGGCCGTGTCGACGTCCAACGCCGAGCGGGCGGCGCAGGCCCGGGAGGAGAACCCGGGCGTCCAGGTGGTGCCCGACCTCGCCGCGCTGCTCGCGACGCCCGGGCTCGACCTGGTCGTGCTGGCCACGCCCAGCGGCGCCCACGCCGCGCAGGCCCGCCAGGTCATCGACGCCGGCCTGCCGGTGGTCGTCGACAAGCCGCTGGCCACGAGCGCGCCGGACGCCCACGCGGTCGTCGAGGCGGCGGCCGCGGCCGGGGTGCCGTTGACCGTGTTCCAGAACCGGCGCTTCGACGCCGAGCACGTCACCGCGCGCGAGCTGGTCCGCGACGGCGAGCTCGGCGACGTCTTCCGTGCCGAGATCCGCTGGGAGCGCTGGCGTCCGGAGCCCAAGGACCGCTGGCGCGAGAACGCCGCCTGGCAGGACGGCGGCGGCATCATGCTCGACCTTCAGACCCACCTGCTGGACCAGGCGGTGGACCTGTTCGGCCCCGTCGAGGCGGTCTACGCCGAGGTCGCCGCGCACACCACCGCCGCCGAGGACGAGGCGTTCCTGGCCTGCCGCCACGTCTCCGGCGTGCGCAGCCACCTGGGCACCACGTCGGTGGCGGCGGCCCCCGGCCCGCGCCTGCGGCTGCTCGGGCGACGAGCGGCCTACGTGCTCAACGAGTTCGAGAGCGATCTCGACATCTACGCCGACCTGCGCAACCAGGACGCCGACCACTGCGGCTGGGTCTACGCCGGCGAGTCGCGCCGGCCGGTCCGGCGCCGGGACTCCAGCCAGGTCGACTTCTACCGCGCGGTCGCGCAGGCCCTCACAGCCGCCGACCCGCAGGCCGCGATGCCGGTCGACCCGCGCGACGCCGTGCACACCCTCGCGGTCATCGACGCCGCCCGCGTCAGCGCCGGCACGGGGACCGTGGCCCGGGTGCAGACCCCCGGCGCCTGA
- a CDS encoding peptidase E, translating into MATDTPTILATSGGYRMHERLRFEFAELVHYAVDLSGADARIPKVCHIGTAMGDQRWFNAEMDEAGRHAGYAMSHLNLFTMPNVEDVEGHLMEQDVVWVNGGSVANLLAVWRVHDLDQILRRVWEAGVVLAGVSAGSICWFEGGTTDSFGAELRAVTNAMGFLPYGNGVHYDSEARRRPLVHRLVADGMLPTTHCTDDGVGLLYRGTELVEAVTEQDGKGAYIVTRDGDSAVEERLEPRRL; encoded by the coding sequence ATGGCAACCGACACCCCCACGATCCTCGCCACCTCCGGCGGTTACCGGATGCACGAGCGCCTGCGCTTCGAGTTCGCTGAGCTCGTCCACTATGCCGTGGATCTCTCCGGCGCCGACGCGCGTATCCCCAAGGTCTGCCACATCGGCACGGCCATGGGCGACCAGCGCTGGTTCAACGCCGAGATGGACGAGGCCGGCCGGCACGCGGGCTACGCGATGAGCCACCTCAACCTGTTCACCATGCCCAACGTCGAGGACGTCGAGGGCCACCTGATGGAGCAGGACGTGGTCTGGGTCAACGGCGGCTCGGTGGCCAACCTGCTCGCCGTGTGGCGGGTGCACGACCTCGACCAGATCCTGCGCCGCGTCTGGGAGGCCGGCGTGGTCCTCGCCGGCGTCTCGGCCGGGTCGATCTGCTGGTTCGAGGGCGGCACCACCGACTCCTTCGGCGCCGAGCTGCGCGCGGTCACCAACGCCATGGGCTTCCTGCCCTACGGCAACGGCGTGCACTACGACAGCGAGGCACGACGCCGGCCGCTGGTGCACCGTCTGGTCGCCGACGGCATGCTGCCCACGACGCACTGCACCGACGACGGCGTCGGCCTGCTCTACCGCGGCACCGAGCTCGTCGAGGCGGTCACCGAGCAGGACGGCAAGGGCGCCTACATCGTCACCCGCGACGGCGACAGCGCCGTCGAGGAGCGCCTCGAGCCGCGTCGCCTCTGA